In one Silene latifolia isolate original U9 population chromosome 10, ASM4854445v1, whole genome shotgun sequence genomic region, the following are encoded:
- the LOC141605834 gene encoding uncharacterized protein LOC141605834, with the protein MAIISRTLSLHSTFKQLFLIPNSNSTSNTRIPDCLNRPKLLQIKCAKRPKRTGKLRYPSEKKRLKQLHKDKLDVKDKFQGFWRLSKLGVDVDKDPGKDFLAISLPLLEQIAKVLEFPVSSMLPAEAFTVVRKSFDARKFLKTPKFVYTVDMDVEKLLDAEPRLWDFLSELHPKVGLVEHLPQEKALGDLIDLLHDGKKGQEGTSAEESGKTTQFSSKSHISPEKPKVAVVGSGPAGLFAALVLGELGADVTLIERGQPVEQRGRDIGALIVRRIIQSESNFCFGEGGAGTWSDGKLVTRIGKNSDSVQAVLRTLVHFGAPRSILVDGKPHLGTDRLVPLLRSFRQHLQALGVSIKFGTRVDDILVEGSTVKGVKVSDVTKSPPIYSDELRHDAVVLAVGHSARDVYQMLESHNVHLVPKDFAVGFRIEHPQQLINSIQYAGLADEVQKGRGKVPVADYKVANYLSGDGVESSYATSNRGCYSFCMCPGGQVVLTSTNPSELCINGMSFSRRSSKWANAALVVTVSSKDFEHLNLHGALAGVAFQRELEQRAAIMGGGSFVVPVQTATDFLENKLSATYVPPSSYRLGVKAATLHELFPAHITKALQDSILMFDKELPGFISKDALLHGVETRTSSPVQILRKSDTYESTSLKGLYPVGEGAGYAGGIVSAAVDGMHAGFAVAKNLGLCTSDIDSMLGTAQSPGFVKY; encoded by the exons ATGGCAATCATCTCTCGCACACTCTCTCTACATTCAACTTTCAAACAACTCTTTCTCATCCCAAATTCAAATTCAACTTCAAACACAAGAATCCCAGATTGCCTAAACCGACCTAAACTCCTCCAAATCAAATGTGCAAAGAGGCCTAAAAGAACAGGCAAACTCAGGTACCCATCAGAGAAGAAGAGACTGAAGCAATTACATAAAGATAAATTAGATGTAAAAGATAAATTTCAAGGATTTTGGAGATTATCTAAGCTTGGTGTTGATGTTGATAAAGACCCTGGTAAAGATTTTCTCgctatttctcttcctctccttGAACAAATTGCCAAAGTTCTTGAATTCCCG GTTTCCTCCATGCTGccagcagaagcattcacagtgGTCAGGAAGTCGTTTGATGCAAGAAAG TTCTTGAAGACGCCTAAATTTGTATACACCGTTGATATGGACGTTGAAAAGCTGCTGGATGCTGAGCCCCGACTGTGGGACTTTCTATCTGAATTGCACCCTAAGGTTGGTCTTGTAGAGCATCTTCCCCAAGAAAAAGCTCTGGGTGACTTGATTGATTTATTACACGACGGTAAGAAGGGTCAGGAAGGTACCTCAGCTGAGGAATCCGGGAAAACTACTCAATTTAGCAGTAAATCCCACATCTCGCCCGAGAAACCAAAAGTTGCTGTTGTTGGGAGTGGTCCTGCAGGTTTATTTGCTGCTCTTGTGCTTGGAGAGCTTGGTGCAGATGTCACCTTGATTGAAAGAGGTCAACCAGTAGAACAAAGGGGACGAGATATTGGTGCATTGATAGTTCGTCGGATTATACAATCGGAAAGCAACTTTTGCTTCGGGGAG GGTGGTGCAGGTACATGGAGTGATGGCAAGCTTGTAACTAGAATTGGGAAGAATAGTGATAGTGTTCAAGCG GTCTTGAGGACACTAGTCCACTTTGGAGCTCCGAGAAGTATTTTGGTTGATGGGAAGCCTCACCTTGGAAcagataggctagttccactgcTTCGCAGTTTTCGGCAGCATTTGCAGGCCCTGGGA GTCTCAATCAAATTTGGAACAAGGGTTGATGATATTCTTGTAGAGGGTTCAACTGTTAAAGGAGTCAAAGTTTCAGATGTGACTAAAAGCCCACCAATTTACAGTGATGAGTTGAGACATGATGCAGTTGTTTTAGCGGTTGGTCATTCTGCAAGAGATGTCTATCAAATGCTTGAATCACACAACGTCCACTTGGTTCCGAAAGACTTTGCG GTTGGCTTCCGGATTGAGCATCCCCAGCAATTGATAAATAGCATACAG TATGCTGGATTGGCGGATGAAGTTCAAAAAGGGCGTGGAAAGGTTCCAGTTGCAGATTACAAGGTTGCAAACTACCTCAGTGGAGACGGTGTGGAATCTTCATATGCCACTTCAAATCGTGGTTGTTACTCGTTCTGCATGTGCCCTGGAGGACAG GTTGTTCTGACTAGTACAAATCCATCAGAGCTTTGTATCAATGGCATGTCGTTTTCTCGTCGTTCATCAAAGTGGGCCAATGCAGCTCTTGTTGTCACTGTCTCGTCCAAAGATTTTGAGCATTTGAATCTACATGGAGCCCTTGCCGGTGTTGCATTTCAG AGGGAGCTTGAACAAAGGGCTGCAATTATGGGAGGCGGTAGCTTTGTTGTTCCTGTGCAAACAGCCACCGACTTCCTTGAAAATAAGCTATCAG CCACATATGTGCCACCATCAAGCTACCGGTTAGGAGTCAAGGCTGCAACTCTTCACGAGTTATTTCCGGCTCACATAACAAAAGCCCTGCAAGATTCCATCTTGATGTTCGACAAAGAG CTTCCCGGATTTATATCAAAAGACGCCCTTCTACACGGAGTAGAG ACGAGAACTAGTTCTCCCGTCCAAATTCTCCGCAAAAGTGACACCTATGAGAGC